The following DNA comes from Ktedonobacterales bacterium.
CCACTTCAAGGAGTACAACTATCTGACGGCCAGATCGGGGCCACACTGCGGTCTTTATGTAGTGCTTTGCAGTTGAACCCCAATAGTCAACGGAAACGAATAGCGCGCACATCTAGCCTAAGAGTCGCTCTGGCATCAGTCACCCTGGCGACTGCTGGCGGATTGCAAGAGATGGATGTGCTACTCGCGTGGGTTATTCCTCTCTGGGTGGTTGGCATTCAGGCCAACCGTCTGGATACGGTCAGGCGCGCCCGCGTTCTCATTATCCAGACACAGGCTGTGCAAGCATTGTATCGCGCCTTCTGGGATGTGGCTCGGCCAGTGGAGGAGGCGATAGAGTCTGAGGGTGTCTCT
Coding sequences within:
- a CDS encoding phage antirepressor N-terminal domain-containing protein, which codes for MAEALNVRTVFVSPTLPPLQGVQLSDGQIGATLRSLCSALQLNPNSQRKRIARTSSLRVALASVTLATAGGLQEMDVLLAWVIPLWVVGIQANRLDTVRRARVLIIQTQAVQALYRAFWDVARPVEEAIESEGVSGDGPGDRLEARLAAIEAAVRDLAGEVAGLTGRVKANERVLAATIERVLWLQQYVMQRGIRQGRKQPGRARRGRPRRSDPGKL